In a single window of the Cucumis melo cultivar AY chromosome 11, USDA_Cmelo_AY_1.0, whole genome shotgun sequence genome:
- the LOC103490521 gene encoding tetraspanin-19 isoform X1, which yields MVRILRACMQSLLKFVNSGNGMVGIAMILYGIWLMRAWQRHLGHLPYEGPSDPIPWFMYSFLGLGILLCVITCLGHIAAETANGCCLHLYMLLLFMVIMVEAGVTTDVFLNRDWAEDFPKDPSGCFDQFKHFIKSNFNICKWIGISTVSIQGLSLLLAMVLKAIGSRRYYESDDEYAPERLPFLKNALHSPTTCVIGDPVFPSKNDTWNKRTDDE from the exons ATGGTAAGAATATTAAGGGCCTGCATGCAATCTTTGTTGAAATTCGTGAATTCTGGAAATGGGATGGTTGGAATCGCCATGATTTTGTACGGAATTTGGTTGATGAGGGCTTGGCAGAGGCATTTGGGCCATTTGCCATATGAAGGACCCAGTGACCCAATTCCATG GTTCATGTACAGTTTTCTTGGCCTAGGAATTCTTTTATGTGTGATCACATGCTTGGGTCATATTGCAGCAGAAACTGCTAATGGTTGTTGCCTTCATCTG TATATGCTGCTTCTCTTTATGGTTATCATGGTTGAGGCTGGGGTGACAACAGATGTATTTCTGAATCGTGACTGGGCTGAG GATTTTCCAAAAGATCCAAGTGGATGTTTTGATCAGTTCAAACATTTCATCAAATCAAACTTCAATATCTGCAAATGGATAGGGATCTCAACTGTGTCTATTCAG GGTTTGTCTCTCTTGTTGGCAATGGTACTAAAAGCTATTGGATCACGTCGATATTACGAAAGTGATGATGAGTATGCTCCTGAGAGGCTTCCATTTCTTAAGAATGCTCTTCACTCACCAACTACATGTGTTATTGGGGACCCTGTTTTTCCATCTAAAAATGATACATGGAACAAACGAACCGACGACGAG TAA
- the LOC103490521 gene encoding tetraspanin-19 isoform X2, whose amino-acid sequence MDWFMYSFLGLGILLCVITCLGHIAAETANGCCLHLYMLLLFMVIMVEAGVTTDVFLNRDWAEDFPKDPSGCFDQFKHFIKSNFNICKWIGISTVSIQGLSLLLAMVLKAIGSRRYYESDDEYAPERLPFLKNALHSPTTCVIGDPVFPSKNDTWNKRTDDE is encoded by the exons ATGGATTG GTTCATGTACAGTTTTCTTGGCCTAGGAATTCTTTTATGTGTGATCACATGCTTGGGTCATATTGCAGCAGAAACTGCTAATGGTTGTTGCCTTCATCTG TATATGCTGCTTCTCTTTATGGTTATCATGGTTGAGGCTGGGGTGACAACAGATGTATTTCTGAATCGTGACTGGGCTGAG GATTTTCCAAAAGATCCAAGTGGATGTTTTGATCAGTTCAAACATTTCATCAAATCAAACTTCAATATCTGCAAATGGATAGGGATCTCAACTGTGTCTATTCAG GGTTTGTCTCTCTTGTTGGCAATGGTACTAAAAGCTATTGGATCACGTCGATATTACGAAAGTGATGATGAGTATGCTCCTGAGAGGCTTCCATTTCTTAAGAATGCTCTTCACTCACCAACTACATGTGTTATTGGGGACCCTGTTTTTCCATCTAAAAATGATACATGGAACAAACGAACCGACGACGAG TAA
- the LOC103490520 gene encoding LOW QUALITY PROTEIN: uncharacterized protein LOC103490520 (The sequence of the model RefSeq protein was modified relative to this genomic sequence to represent the inferred CDS: inserted 1 base in 1 codon) produces MNSGDIVESRRNSTKRAKVVEDVVKLEKKIFPKHESLARFFDQELRKQNSGLFFLDLHGEVVGYVMYXWPSSLYVTIAKLAVKKCRRQGHGETLLKAAIEKCRTRNIQRIGLHVDPSMTAAMNLYKKLGFQVDSSIEGYYPGDRDAYRMYLEF; encoded by the exons ATGAACAGTGGGGATATAGTTGAATCGCGAAGAAACTCCACCAAGCGGGCTAAGGTAGTGGAAGACGTCGTGAAGCTCGAGAAGAAGATATTTCCAAAACACGAGTCTCTTGCCAGGTTTTTCGACCAAGAACTGAGAAAACAGAATTCTGGATTGTTTTTCCTGGACTTACATGGAGAAGTCGTAGGTTATGTAATGT CTTGGCCTTCTTCTCTTTACGTTACTATCGCCAAACTCGCAG TGAAGAAGTGTAGGAGACAAGGTCATGGAGAAACACTACTGAAGGCAGCTATTGAGAAATGCAGAACCAGAAACATTCAGCGTATAGGTCTTCATGTTGATCCCTCGATGACGGCGGCTATGAATCTCTACAAGAAACTTGGGTTCCAAGTTGATAGCTCGATTGAAGGATACTACCCTGGGGATCGAGATGCCTACAGAATGTACTTGGAATTTTGA
- the LOC103490522 gene encoding riboflavin synthase-like, whose protein sequence is MSTFSSLSTATSLSNIPRMLPPMGNLHLPSSQFFPNFNFNTKTSLFTLFTSTHKPQLCYRSRPRASVQCLFTGIVEEIGHVKNLGIGENGGYDLEINAKTVLEGVNLGDSIAVNGTCLTVTAFDHQLSEFKVGLAPETLRKTSLVELSPGSPVNLERAVQPISRMGGHFVQGHVDGTGEIISVDPEGDSLWIKVKTSEALLNYIVPKGFIAVDGTSWTVVDVFDDEKAFNFMLVAYTQKNVVIPLKKVGHLVNLEVDILGKYVQRLLSNGAINPIKSS, encoded by the coding sequence ATGTCTactttttcttccctctctaCTGCTACATCACTCTCCAATATCCCCAGAATGCTTCCTCCAATGGGGAATCTTCATCTCCCATCCTCCCAATTTTTCCCCAACTTCAATTTCAATACCAAAACGTCTCTTTTCACTCTATTCACTTCCACCCACAAGCCCCAACTTTGTTATAGATCTCGCCCTAGGGCCTCCGTTCAATGTCTTTTCACTGGCATTGTTGAAGAAATTGGCCATGTTAAAAACTTGGGTATTGGTGAAAATGGGGGATACGATTTGGAAATCAATGCAAAAACTGTTCTTGAAGGTGTTAACCTTGGAGATAGCATTGCTGTCAATGGAACTTGTCTTACTGTCACTGCTTTTGACCACCAACTATCTGAATTCAAGGTGGGGTTAGCGCCTGAGACGCTTAGGAAGACTTCATTGGTGGAACTCTCGCCTGGTTCACCTGTGAATTTGGAGAGGGCGGTTCAACCAATCAGCCGAATGGGTGGCCATTTTGTGCAGGGGCATGTGGATGGGACTGGGGAGATAATATCTGTGGATCCTGAAGGGGATTCCCTGTGGATTAAGGTGAAGACATCAGAGGCTTTGCTGAATTACATTGTACCAAAGGGATTTATTGCTGTGGATGGGACTAGCTGGACTGTGGTAGATGTTTTTGATGATGAGAAAGCTTTTAACTTCATGTTGGTTGCTTATACTCAGAAAAATGTGGTCATTCCGTTGAAGAAAGTGGGACATTTAGTGAATTTGGAGGTAGATATTCTTGGCAAGTATGTGCAAAGACTCCTCAGCAATGGTGCCATCAATCCCATTAAGTCTTCATGA